In the genome of Chryseobacterium oryzae, one region contains:
- a CDS encoding dynamin family protein, whose product MKVIIDYDTVMFEFKIECNDSTIQNSLKQTIKDNQGKRITDWVKEFIKKVKEETNNDPFAMKIIGCDLYEEQYIKELFNEINIEFEKTVDDKDIQDKYKAIDNFLEYAEKSKEDIVKNALRPNIENIKTHRSTIIEIPVIATMSSGKSTLLNALIGKDYLPEDTGATTATTCDIIVNNHLHNFIGKAIFDGKEEKNTNGNISEFLKDWNLKANENINDKNDEKKYPDLKLQIEGFIPNLNTSNFNLHFIDTPGPNSSQHSHHKEKTFSYLKDNQNLPIVLYVLDPEKMDSKDDDFTLDEISKVFKNNNKSIDRIIFVYNKIDREDIEEKSIKEILNKVESFLERKGIKNAKIFPISAQYAKFAQIENNLTNKKKSDLRNYRDNFIHNIDDNYKGYQLLEYAPLTNSQREQLRKTITNGELDSELVYSGLAALKLYLEDYIINHHKKTQYKELKTIANKVYKQIETSIQLEEERLEEITEGQKKEKEENQKKDIAILDKKKKEAIEDINKIKVDKNFIEQKSREFTMSFNDIKNKTFQREELSKNEAIKLIEETNEVIKNMQISIKTDLISEMNNQLHKYLENIKKITKDKFSLDANNIEINAFNAEMENSVNAININQLHKYQEEKVETITREIESKWWIKRKLNWKVTEEHKVSKTIIKIVDLYRDTLEPYSKTFTITLEDYKQNFIEKFCNIHDSFINRIETEFENTKNNIFEKYTSSMSEDKIHKVMKLKELKKLTIDIKNFRRN is encoded by the coding sequence ATGAAAGTAATTATTGACTATGATACAGTAATGTTTGAATTTAAGATAGAATGTAACGATTCAACCATCCAAAATAGCTTGAAACAAACAATAAAAGATAATCAAGGAAAAAGAATTACAGATTGGGTAAAAGAGTTTATTAAAAAAGTAAAAGAAGAAACTAACAATGATCCATTTGCAATGAAGATTATTGGTTGTGATTTGTATGAAGAGCAATATATCAAAGAGCTTTTTAATGAAATAAATATTGAATTTGAAAAGACTGTTGATGATAAAGATATTCAAGACAAGTACAAGGCAATTGATAATTTTTTAGAATATGCAGAAAAATCAAAAGAAGATATTGTTAAAAATGCCCTACGTCCAAATATTGAAAATATTAAAACTCATAGAAGTACAATAATAGAGATTCCTGTTATTGCAACAATGAGTTCCGGAAAATCTACTTTATTGAATGCTTTAATTGGAAAAGACTATTTACCCGAAGACACAGGTGCGACTACCGCAACAACATGCGATATTATTGTAAATAATCATTTACATAATTTCATTGGAAAAGCAATTTTTGATGGTAAAGAAGAAAAAAATACCAACGGAAACATCTCAGAGTTTTTAAAAGATTGGAATTTGAAAGCTAATGAAAATATTAATGACAAAAACGATGAAAAAAAATACCCTGATTTAAAATTACAAATAGAAGGTTTTATTCCAAATCTTAATACTTCAAATTTTAATTTACACTTTATTGATACGCCTGGACCCAATAGCTCTCAGCATAGTCATCATAAAGAAAAAACGTTTAGTTATTTAAAAGACAATCAAAATTTACCGATAGTTTTATATGTGCTTGATCCTGAAAAAATGGATTCAAAAGATGACGACTTTACTTTAGATGAAATCAGTAAGGTATTTAAAAATAACAACAAAAGTATAGACAGAATTATTTTTGTATACAATAAAATTGACAGAGAGGATATTGAAGAAAAGTCAATTAAAGAAATACTAAATAAAGTGGAATCTTTTTTAGAAAGAAAAGGTATTAAAAATGCTAAAATCTTTCCTATTAGTGCACAGTATGCAAAATTTGCTCAAATTGAGAATAACTTAACAAATAAAAAGAAATCAGATTTAAGAAATTATCGAGATAATTTTATTCACAATATAGATGATAATTATAAAGGATATCAACTTTTAGAATATGCACCGTTAACAAATTCTCAAAGAGAACAATTAAGAAAAACTATTACTAATGGTGAATTAGATTCGGAGTTGGTTTATTCAGGCTTAGCCGCATTGAAGTTATATTTAGAAGATTATATAATAAATCATCACAAAAAAACACAATACAAAGAGTTGAAAACCATTGCAAACAAAGTTTATAAACAGATTGAAACATCAATTCAACTTGAAGAAGAAAGGCTAGAAGAAATAACAGAAGGGCAAAAAAAAGAAAAAGAAGAAAATCAAAAAAAAGACATAGCGATATTAGATAAGAAAAAAAAAGAAGCTATTGAAGATATAAATAAAATAAAAGTAGATAAAAACTTTATTGAGCAAAAGTCAAGAGAATTTACTATGTCTTTTAATGACATAAAAAACAAAACATTTCAGAGGGAGGAACTAAGTAAAAATGAAGCAATTAAGCTAATTGAAGAAACGAATGAAGTAATTAAAAATATGCAAATTAGTATTAAAACAGATTTAATTTCTGAAATGAACAATCAATTGCATAAATACTTAGAAAATATAAAAAAAATTACAAAAGATAAATTTTCATTAGATGCAAATAATATAGAAATTAATGCTTTTAATGCAGAAATGGAAAATAGTGTTAATGCAATAAATATAAATCAACTTCACAAGTATCAAGAAGAAAAAGTTGAAACAATAACAAGAGAAATTGAAAGTAAGTGGTGGATTAAAAGAAAATTAAATTGGAAAGTAACAGAAGAACATAAGGTTTCAAAAACAATAATTAAAATTGTCGACCTTTACAGAGATACTTTAGAGCCATACAGTAAAACGTTTACAATAACATTAGAAGATTATAAACAAAATTTTATTGAAAAATTCTGTAATATTCATGATAGTTTTATTAATAGAATAGAAACTGAATTTGAAAATACTAAAAATAATATTTTTGAAAAATATACAAGTTCTATGAGTGAAGACAAAATACATAAAGTTATGAAACTTAAAGAACTAAAAAAATTGACAATTGATATAAAAAATTTTAGAAGAAACTAA
- a CDS encoding DUF1163 domain-containing protein, whose product MRNFTDNKPLLQNIQNNDIKEIKRILIDNIFFLQGNREEINKAIRYALDKSDFRFDENKDLEVSNINDKERCFSEEQFNLGENYSEERYNVLVDLYNEVYANKEYIYENEPATDNNKVAKIVAVAVGVGITVYILYRILD is encoded by the coding sequence ATGAGAAATTTTACAGATAATAAGCCTTTATTACAAAATATTCAAAATAATGACATAAAAGAAATTAAACGTATCCTAATAGATAATATCTTTTTTCTTCAAGGTAATAGAGAAGAAATCAATAAAGCTATTCGGTATGCTTTAGATAAAAGTGATTTTCGTTTCGATGAAAATAAAGATTTAGAAGTATCAAATATAAATGATAAAGAAAGATGTTTTTCAGAAGAGCAATTTAATTTGGGTGAAAATTATTCAGAAGAACGTTATAATGTTTTGGTAGACTTGTATAATGAAGTTTACGCCAACAAAGAATATATTTACGAAAATGAACCTGCAACAGATAACAATAAAGTAGCCAAAATAGTTGCAGTGGCTGTAGGTGTGGGTATTACTGTGTATATTTTATATAGAATTTTAGATTAA